CTTTCACAGGAACAGTGTTATAACCAGAAGGAATCTCATCCGTATCTACCCGGTGATACCAGATACCGTCTAGATTGCCACCTAGACCGTTGGCCACGGTGTCCTGGCGATAGAGGGGCCTCCCCTCGGCATCCCAAAAGCAAAATGCTGTAACCCAGCCAGACAAATAGCTAGGGCCACTACCGCCACCCTGACTATGGACAGACCTTTGCCAGAAGTCCACGGTATCAGGAGAGGAGGGGTTATCGAATGATGAGATGAAGTGCTGGAGAATGGGCCGGAGAAGGGTTGTAAATTGTGTCGGTTCCTCACCCAACTCAGGAATCTTGTCGATCTTTGATAGTAGCAGAACCCAGTCATCCCGCTCGCCGAGCAACGTCACGCTGGGGATACCGCACATGAGACACATCTTATAGGAGAAATATTTCTGCAGGACGCCCATCATCAAAATGGCCGAGACGATTTTATCAGATGTGGTGGTTGTGCTGAAAGCCGGCATGATCCATTCTCGCAGCTCCGGGTCCTTGACGTTCTCCTGAATCTGCTCTGTCATTGCCATCGCTAGAGCCCCAAAGTCTCGTATTGCACTTTTGACTGTGAGTTCTTTCTGTCCCTCATGCGAAACGAAGTATGATCTTAGTTCTTCGGCATGCGCGTTGACGTAGAAGCCGAGTTGGGATAGGATGGAAAACCACACATCTTCCGGGCGGAGGACAAGGTTATAATGACTGCTGTACGCCGAAAAGATTGCCCGGACAAGACCGTTTTCTGATGGTGTGATATGGCGATCCTGTAGGTCGTGCGTGTCATAGAACGGGAGCTTTTCGAAAGAACTTTGGACAATTCGTTTGGAGCGTCTGTAATCTCTAGGAGACGTTCTTTCGAGGAATTCTCCCGGAGTGGTGGCCTTTTGGGCCCACCACTTCTCTGCTTCGTGCTTTGCAACTTTGAAAGTGACAGGCATACTGATTTGTCTGTCCTTGCTTTGATGGAATGAAATAATATGTCGTACTGGGCATAAACTGTGTGCCAAACACAGGAGGATAGACAGCTGGCAAGAAAGGTAGAAAATGATGAAGGAGGGAGGGTGAGGGGCAGCTTGGagatttctttatataaacttttcCACGTCGCCCTCTTGTCGATCATTATGTACTGTATCTCAGATTTCTGATGGTGGGGCGGGCAGTTCCTTGTAACGACAGCGGGTTTCAGAAAGTTACCTTTGTATACTCCAgctttactatattttaaactatagaAAGACTATCGTGAACTTCGTTCTTTTATACATATATCcactatagatatttatctttttttgtcctcctttgtcattttcttcttttttctgtctttgttttGCTCTAACTGAGTGCAGTTAAAATCCCCCTGAAAATGTATTGCAATTACAATACATGAAGGAGGTGGGGAACAATCGCTAGGACTCGCCACTAAGAGTGCGGCTGAGAAACTCATGAGGCTGTGTACCTCGTGATGTGGAGACTTGATGTCCAATATCATGTCAATATTCAGGTGAAAGCCAGCTGAACACAGTTTGCTTTGATTCAGCTATTCCTATGACGTATGATCCTCAGGAGTATTCATAACATAAGATGTCAGTCACCTGACGCAAAGTCATGTAATGGCTTTCTCTGTTTATCAGATAGTTGAATAACACACATCAATCTACCTCCCAGTCCTCCAGCTCTATCGTAAGACATCATGAATATATAGTTCACTAGTGTCTGACTCACGATAAAACGTGAACAATGACTTGTGAGTGGGGGACATTCCGGAAATTATATTCGGACAGAAATGTCTATGGTTTTACAGAGTGTAGCATATTCCCGAGATCTATCGTCATTATGGTATGGTATTCACTCAATGGGTCATTCTGAACAAAGAGTGACATCACTTCAGACCGTTTCAAAGGTAAATGATtctcaaaggaagaaagctACCTACCTTCATAGCCCTTGACTGTACCAGGCAGTATGACCTTGAATATG
This window of the Aspergillus flavus chromosome 8, complete sequence genome carries:
- a CDS encoding uncharacterized protein (domain of unknown function-domain containing protein) encodes the protein MPVTFKVAKHEAEKWWAQKATTPGEFLERTSPRDYRRSKRIVQSSFEKLPFYDTHDLQDRHITPSENGLVRAIFSAYSSHYNLVLRPEDVWFSILSQLGFYVNAHAEELRSYFVSHEGQKELTVKSAIRDFGALAMAMTEQIQENVKDPELREWIMPAFSTTTTSDKIVSAILMMGVLQKYFSYKMCLMCGIPSVTLLGERDDWVLLLSKIDKIPELGEEPTQFTTLLRPILQHFISSFDNPSSPDTVDFWQRSVHSQGGGSGPSYLSGWVTAFCFWDAEGRPLYRQDTVANGLGGNLDGIWYHRVDTDEIPSGYNTVPVKVDDFGNVYMTKMLAGLVGIEATPITSASGQEAGSLNTIQPVAGWWMYEIDSGEEEAREKEKRQLKAEMNSIEAASADWANDPQLSERYWKLFSKHRDLELV